A genomic window from Dictyoglomus sp. NZ13-RE01 includes:
- the tmk gene encoding dTMP kinase — protein MMKNLFITLEGLDGCGKTTQAKLLKDYLEERGHIVYLTREPGGSKIGEKIRDILLDSNMKIHPWTEALLYLSARLENTLIIKERLKEGFTVICERYIDSTIAYQGYGRGLPIDELKRLNNLVTFGLKPHLTILLDIEPNIALQRKKNLDRIEKEGLEFYNKVRIGYLKIAEEEKDRVYIVKAEGETKEISKNIFQIISKIFNEV, from the coding sequence ATAATGAAAAACTTATTTATCACATTAGAAGGATTAGATGGGTGTGGAAAGACCACACAAGCTAAACTTCTTAAAGACTATTTAGAAGAAAGAGGACATATAGTCTATCTAACAAGAGAACCTGGCGGAAGTAAGATAGGTGAAAAAATCAGGGATATCTTATTGGATTCAAATATGAAAATACACCCTTGGACAGAAGCATTGCTATATCTTTCTGCCAGGTTAGAGAATACTTTGATAATAAAAGAGAGGCTGAAAGAAGGATTTACTGTTATTTGTGAAAGGTATATTGATTCGACTATAGCTTACCAAGGTTATGGAAGAGGACTTCCTATTGATGAATTAAAAAGATTAAATAACTTAGTTACTTTTGGTTTAAAACCACATTTAACCATATTACTTGATATTGAACCTAATATAGCTCTTCAAAGAAAGAAAAATTTAGATAGAATTGAGAAAGAAGGTTTGGAATTTTATAATAAAGTAAGGATTGGTTATTTGAAAATTGCTGAAGAGGAGAAAGATAGAGTTTATATAGTCAAGGCGGAAGGAGAAACTAAAGAGATTAGTAAAAACAT